The Populus trichocarpa isolate Nisqually-1 chromosome 2, P.trichocarpa_v4.1, whole genome shotgun sequence genome has a window encoding:
- the LOC7471130 gene encoding formin-like protein 1, whose translation MSTSTSTSTSITILLFFLLSYAPALHFSSTSSPHNRRILHQPFFPEGSIPPTEPPSSSPPSPPSSTTPQIPFSTSTPNPPPFFPSYPSPPPPPSPTTFASFPANISSLILPQSSKPKPTSQKPLLVAISAVISALIVLSITIIVYYARRRRNRSNFSDDKTYTGSNISNRNADTRVIGTSNNSYKLSITSTSSNFLYMDTLVNSTRLDESSDGSDRRKLESPELRPLPPLNKENSTLKYGNGEVGYISSTTTNSRDGREEEEEEEFYSPRGSLGGRDSPSGTGSGSRRVFAAGVGFDEKSSDSSSSYSSSTSASPSRSQSLSISPPLSLSSTPKSHTLLAAQSQPPPPPMMDVDNERKSPSSASSPDVSPRNVLSSASTSPRVSHRNNVLMRSPSLSPARILNNNLSQNTPSSSPSSVSSSPGRALNDSAPFNAQSPSLSSVSTSPGNGVLEKTPPLIISFGLDQTAQSPSLSIASTSPERGLEKSPPPSPIVSNVLGRIQMMFPSLSASKSSFSSTRISYVSDHDKMSPTLLSSASSSPDRKSPDASPRMTSSVLGLNARISNVLEQPTSGPPPPPPPPPLPPLSILQPQRQWEAPSVDASSTPTDQPISKPPALIPPSRPFVLQSTTNVSPIELPPSSKTVQDAEETPKPKLKPLHWDKVRASSDREMVWDHLKSSSFKLNEEMIETLFVVKTPKPKATTPNSVSPTTSRENRVLDPKKAQNIAILLRALNVTIEEVCEGLLEGNVDTLGTELLESLLKMAPTKEEERKLKEYKEDSPTKLGHAEKFLKAVLDVPFAFKRVDAMLYVANFESEVEYLKKSFETLEAACEELRNSRMFFKLLEAVLKTGNRMNVGTNRGDAHAFKLDTLLKLVDVKGADGKTTLLHFVVQEIIRTEGARLSSTNQTPNSISSEDAKWRRLGLQVVSGLSLELTHVKKAAAMDSDVLSSDVSKLSRGTENISEVVRLIEKLGMVESNQKFSESMTMFMKMAEEEIIRIQAQESVALSLVKEITEYFHGNSAKEEAHPFRIFMVVRDFLSVLDRVCKEVGMINERTIVSSALKFPVPVNPMLPVPVNPTLPQVFSGSNASKQYNSFDDESESP comes from the exons ATGTcaacctccacctccacctccacctccatcacaatattattattcttcCTCTTATCCTACGCACCCGCCCTCCACTTCTCCTCCACCTCTTCTCCTCATAACCGTAGGATCTTGCACCAACCATTCTTCCCTGAAGGCTCCATTCCTCCCACCGAACCTCCATCTTCCTCCCCACCTTCCCCGCCATCTTCAACAACTCCCCAAATCCCATTTTCCACTTCTACCCCTAACCCACCCCCCTTTTTCCCTTCCTACCCTTCTCCTCCACCCCCTCCTTCTCCTACCACATTTGCATCTTTCCCTGCCAACATCTCCTCTCTTATCCTCCCCCAGTCTTCCAAGCCCAAACCCACTTCCCAAAAACCCCTCCTCGTCGCCATCTCTGCAGTCATCTCAGCTCTCATTGTCTTGTCCATTACTATTATCGTTTACTACGCTCGTCGCCGGAGAAACCGCAGTAACTTCTCCGATGACAAGACTTACACTGGATCCAATATCAGCAACAGAAATGCAGATACGAGAGTAATTGGGACTAGTAATAACAGCTATAAACTATCAATTACTTCAACTAGTTCCAACTTTCTCTACATGGACACTTTAGTAAATTCAACGAGGCTAGACGAAAGCTCCGATGGGTCGGACCGTCGGAAACTGGAGTCTCCGGAGCTCCGGCCGCTTCCACCACTCAACAAGGAGAATTCCACGCTGAAGTATGGAAATGGAGAAGTTGGGTATATTAGTAGTACTACTACTAATAGTAGGGATGGGcgtgaggaggaggaggaggaggagttttACTCACCGCGAGGATCTTTAGGCGGTAGAGACAGCCCCAGCGGGACAGGATCCGGGTCTAGAAGAGTGTTTGCTGCTGGTGTAGGTTTTGATGAAAAAAGTAGTGATTCTTCGAGCTCGTATTCGTCTTCCACTTCAGCTTCTCCTTCTCGGTCCCAGTCTCTCAGTATATCACCGCCACTAAGTTTGAGTTCCACACCAAAATCACATACTCTACTTGCTGCTCAATCACAGCCGCCGCCACCACCAATGATGGATGTTGATAATGAGAGGAAATCTCCTTCTTCGGCTTCATCTCCAGATGTTTCGCCTAGAAATGTGCTGTCTTCGGCTTCTACTTCTCCTAGAGTATCGCATCGAAACAATGTGCTTATGCGGTCTCCATCTTTATCTCCAGCTAGAATATTGAATAACAATTTGTCCCAAAATACACCGTCCAGTTCACCATCTTCAGTTTCTTCTTCACCTGGTAGAGCACTGAACGATTCAGCTCCATTTAACGCGCAGTCTCCGTCCTTGTCCTCTGTTTCTACATCACCTGGCAATGGAGTTTTGGAGAAGACCCCGCCCCTCATAATATCATTTGGTTTGGATCAAACTGCTCAGTCTCCTTCACTGTCTATTGCTTCTACTTCACCAGAAAGAGGTCTCGAGAAGAGCCCACCTCCATCTCCAATAGTTTCAAATGTTTTGGGTCGAATTCAGATGATGTTTCCTTCATTGTCAGCATCCAAGAGCTCATTTTCATCTACCAGAATTTCGTATGTTTCGGATCATGATAAGATGTCTCCTACATTATTATCTTCAGCTTCTTCTTCGCCAGATAGAAAGAGCCCAGATGCATCACCAAGAATGACTTCTAGTGTTTTAGGTCTAAATGCAAGAATTAGTAATGTTTTGGAGCAGCCTACGTCAggtccaccaccaccacctcctcctcctcctcttcctcctctatcAATACTGCAACCACAAAGACAATGGGAAGCTCCCAGTGTTGATGCATCATCCACACCAACAGACCAACCAATTTCAAAGCCCCCAGCGCTTATACCGCCCTCAAGGCCTTTTGTATTACAAAGCACAACCAATGTGTCGCCAATTGAGTTGCCACCTAGTTCTAAAACAGTTCAGGATGCCGAGGAAACTCCTAAACCAAAGCTAAAGCCCTTGCACTGGGACAAAGTTAGAGCAAGCTCTGATCGCGAAATGGTGTGGGATCATCTCAAGTCTAGCTCTTTTAA ATTGAACGAAGAAATGATTGAAACACTGTTTGTTGTCAAAACACCAAAACCAAAGGCAACTACTCCTAATTCAGTTAGTCCAACAACTAGCCGAGAGAACAGGGTACTTGATCCCAAAAAGGCACAGAACATTGCAATTTTGCTCAGGGCACTCAATGTGACAATTGAGGAAGTCTGTGAAGGCCTTTTAGAAG GTAATGTTGATACTCTTGGAACCGAACTTCTAGAAAGTTTATTGAAGATGGCGCCTACCAAAGAAGAGGAGCGCAAACTGAAAGAATACAAAGAGGATTCTCCAACGAAGCTTGGCCATGCTGAGAAATTTCTGAAGGCAGTGCTTGATGTACCCTTTGCATTTAAACGAGTGGATGCAATGCTTTACGTAGCCAATTTTGAGTCCGAGGTTGAGTACCTCAAGAAGTCCTTTGAAACTCTAGAG GCAGCCTGTGAAGAGCTGAGAAATAGCAGgatgttttttaaacttttagaaGCCGTGCTCAAGACAGGGAACCGCATGAATGTTGGCACTAACCGGGGTGATGCCCATGCCTTCAAGCTTGACACGCTCCTTAAGCTTGTTGATGTCAAGGGTGCAGATGGAAAGACCACACTCTTGCATTTTGTTGTGCAGGAAATTATAAGAACGGAAGGTGCTCGTCTTTCTAGTACCAACCAAACTCCAAACTCCATTTCCAGTGAAGATGCCAAGTGGAGGAGGCTTGGCCTGCAAGTTGTTTCTGGTCTTAGTTTAGAGCTCACCCATGTGAAGAAAGCAGCTGCTATGGATTCTGATGTGCTTAGCAGTGATGTCTCCAAGCTTTCTAGAGGCACTGAGAATATCAGTGAGGTGGTGCGATTAATTGAAAAACTGGGGATGGTGGAAAGCAATCAGAAATTTTCAGAGTCAATGACAATGTTCATGAAAATGGCTGAGGAGGAGATTATAAGGATTCAAGCCCAAGAAAGTGTTGCTTTATCGCTAGTAAAGGAGATCACAGAGTACTTCCATGGTAATTCAGCCAAGGAAGAGGCTCACCCTTTCAGAATCTTCATGGTGGTGAGAGACTTTCTTAGTGTCCTTGATCGTGTCTGCAAAGAAGTTGGCATGATAAATGAGCGAACAATTGTTAGTTCTGCCCTTAAATTTCCAGTTCCAGTAAATCCAATGCTTCCGGTTCCTGTAAATCCAACGCTGCCACAGGTTTTTTCTGGATCCAATGCAAGCAAACAGTATAATTCCTTTGATGACGAGAGTGAAT